Part of the Candoia aspera isolate rCanAsp1 chromosome 1, rCanAsp1.hap2, whole genome shotgun sequence genome, atcacccatctcccccaaaaggagggagaGGCTTAGCTCAGTCCTTCTAAAgtagtgtttcttgaccttggtgactttaagatgggtggacttcaactcccagaagttttCAGCAGGGACTCCTCAACCCACTCTgcatagcatagctggctggggaattctaggagttgaagtccacccatcttaaagtcaccaaggttgagaaacactgttctaaaagaTTCCTTCAAGTAATTCCTTGTCCTTCTATACATTTCTAATAACATAGTGTGAAATGTATTAACCTTTCCTattgcaatggcagaaaaggcaacACCTTTTGCGTGTTTCCTACTGAAGAGCGAGAGGATTCCCGGGAGTCAACAGAAAAGGCTAAAAGGCAGTCTTTATCTTGGTATGTTCCCCAGCATCTCCATGGTTTAATCTTTTCCAAGACAGGCAGGCTGGCAGCATTTTACATGAACCACTTCGGTCTGCCTGAAATCTTCTGCCAATTAGGGGAAGAGAATTTTTAATAACACGCATCGATCTTTCTCCACTTCACATGTTTTGACTTGCCCACCACCTCGATAGCTGAGTGGCAAAGGGACCCACCATGTTCCCAAGGTACAGAGAAGCAAGCTCAGATTTTCCCGTTTCTGCACATGGTTGAGGTTTGTTGCCAAAAACTTCTCAAGATGGAGACATTTGGGGAAAGGGCAAATGTGCCTTCTAAGAAAGCGAAAGAGCAAATGGGGTACATTTTCTTTAGGACAAGcatgtttggggggggggctgtcaaaaagtcaagatggcagttgaaGCCATGCAATCGTAGCCCCTATGGTAACTCTTTTACCTCTTCgtgcacccccccacacacactttccCTTCAactgaagagagagaagaagggtTATCGAAGCTTCAGGGTTAGTGGGCAAAATTAGTTTAAGGAGGATAATTGCAAAATGGCCGTGGGACAGGACTTGTCCCAAACTGGGGAAGCTCCTTGCTCTGGCCTGCAACCCCGAGAGGGAATgaagaaacagaaactgaaaaaggCGGCGGCTAAGGATAAAGGAGAGACCTGGGGAAGCCTCGCCCTCTCAGCTCCCGGGACGAGGGTAGACTTCTCCCTACCCGGCTGACCTATGGAGGGCAATCATGGGTTGCTTTGCAGAGTGGGTTGAGGAAGTCCCTGCTGAAAAGCTGCTGGGGGCAGAAGGACCCCCCCCCACTCGAAAGCGGAAGCGGGGAAATGCTTGGGAGGAGCTTCAGCCTGACCTGGAGGGCACCATATCAGGCACTTTGAGCAGGACTTCCACCCACCTGGATGAAGCGCATAGCAGGTCACGTTGGAGCCTTCCAGCCGGTTGGCTAACTCCCGGACATACAGGATGTTGGCTAGCTTGCTGTGGCAGTAAGCTTTAAAGGCCTTCCACTTCCCCTCTGTCGGCTTGTGGATGTTCTGAAAGTCTATCTTCCCGAACTGATACGCGTCAGAGGCCACGACTACGATCCGGCTAGGGGCACAGCGCTTCAGCCGGCCCAAGAGGAGGTGGGTCAGGAGGAAGTGAGCCAAGTGATTGATCTGGAACGCCTGGTCAAAGCCATCGTCGGTTTGACCATCGCCAAAGATACCTGCCGGAAAAGCACGACGATTAAACCATCCGCAGGACGCCTCTGCTGCTCAAATCATGACCAGAATCCCTCAGGAACGAAGAGAAGCCCTTGAAACCCTCGAGATTCTCAACGATCCCCCCGCTTGATCCTCCCGGTCCCCTGGCATGTGTCTGCCCTGCACCAAAGGGGAGCAGCCCACGCCTTGCCTCCAGCCCTCCCTCACCTGCGTTGTTGATGAGCATGTCCAGACGCGGCTCGCAGCTCAGGAACATCTCTGCAAAAGCGCGCACAGAGTTCAGGTTGGCCAGGTCCAAGATCATGAGGACCACCTCATTGTTCCCACTTTCctggaaagaaggggaagggacACTCAGCACGGTACGTGGCTGCTGGGGCCAGTGGCTTAGCAGGGGCTGGAGAAATTCATGGCAGACGGGTCTGCAAGTGGCTATCAGTCTGGAAAAttgaatgcaggtagtcctcgcttaacaaccaaaattgggaccagaatttcagttgctaagcaaagcggtcattaagcataTCTGACCCGATTTTGTgaccctttttgtggtggtctttaagcaaaccatgtggttgttaagcaaatcacgcagttccccaatgattttgcttgccagaagccagccaggaaggtagaaaatggcaatcacgtgaccacgggacgctgcgacggtcataaatgcaaactggttgccaagtgcccaaattgcgatcacgtgaccgcagggacactgcaacagtcataagtgtgagaactggttgtaagtcgctTTTTTAGCACTTCACAAGTCCAAatcgtcactaaacaaatggttgttaagtgagggctacctgtgtTACTTCTGAGTCAGTGGCAGTTGCAGGGGACTGTGATCAGAGAGGGAAATACTTCTTGGTTCGGACATTTTTTGTCATTTGCTTATAAAAAAACACCATCTCCCGCTCCGGTCATCTTGGCTTTCTTGGTTGgctataattacatttttttaaatttatttgttttaattaattaaatttttatcgctgcccatctccccacaaagaagggactctgggcggtttcctAGATCTGTTGTTGTGCTCCATAAAATCGTagctgactcccagtgactctccAAGTAAAAGCCCTCCAAGCCAGAATGCTCACTGGAAGCAAGACGCATTAAAACGATCGAATTTGGGACACGTCACGGGGGCTGGGACCTCTCTGAAAAGGTGATtacaggcactcctcgcttaacaaccattcagtgatggttctgacttacgacggtgctgggaaaaaccaacttacaatgATCCTAAccaccactgcagcatccccatggtcatgtgattacgatgtgggcacttggcaactgcttcacatttatgaccatcacagagtcacatggtcatgcgatcgccattttcgaccttcccggctggcttttggcaagcaaaatcaatgggaaccgtgtggttcacttaactatcatgtggtttgcttaaagcccacggtggttcgcttaatgatcgCCACAAAACAGGACATaacattgggttggattcaccTAATGATCGCTTCGGTTAACAACCAAAAcgctgggcccaattgtggttgttaagcgaggggtacctgtatttattttttcaatttgtatagctgctcaCCTCATAGCAATGACTGGGTGGCGTAAGACGAAGACGATAAAATCAACCACCCACATGACACACCTCCAAGATGAAAAAAGAACAGTTCCTCATTTACAGCAGaggaaaacaacaaaagcaaccaGCCAGCAGAGCTTGCTTAACCTCCTGGAAACTTTAGTGCCTTGCAAAACGAACAGGCTCAAGGCTACCCGAATCTCTGTTCCGCAAGGTACGTGCTGTGACAGAGCAGGCACAACTCTGGGCTCTGTCGGGGTGACAGGCCTCGTTGGATCAGGCCCTCCCTGCAGTTCTGGCGGGGCAAGCGGGAACAGTGGGATCCCACAAACAGCCCGCCCTACGTTACGTGGGGCTGCCTCAGgaatagccagcaccttgaatggcaccCTTTCCGTTCATCTTGGTGAGCAGGAGCACTTTTCCCACAGGTGTGTCACCCCAACATAGGACGACGTTCTTTCAGGATCCTTGcattctggcttgatttcctaGTATTGTCTACCCTCTGAGTTGAGACAGACTTCTTCATCTCTTCTCAGCTGTCACAGGAAGTTTGCCCTGAGATCTCTACTTTTCCTGGGTTTCCTCTGGCCTCCCCTCCGCCCAGTCTTCTTTCCTTAGGCCagtgtctcaacctcagcaactttagtatgtgtggacttcaactcccagaattccatcccacgctggctggggaattctgggagttgaaatccacacatcttaaaagttgctgaggttgagaaacactgttttagctATCTCTGTGGCCTTGTTTGATAGCCAGTGTGTTCTCTGTTCCCTTCTGGCTCTTATTTTGTGCTTTCCAGCTTCCTCTTTTACAATCATTTTCACTTCTTCCCAGCATTCTTCAAGCTCTCTGTCCACAAAATCGAGGTCTTCGTTTCTAACCTCGAATTTATATTCTGAAATAGAAGAATACAAGGTTCTGGGTTCTATCTCATTGGGATTGGATCTCTCCGAGTCTTTTTCAGTCTGATGTGAAAAGCGATTAGCAGCTGATGGCCTGATCCACAGCCACCATCTGGCCATGTTTTCCAGTTCAGCGTGAAGTTTTCCCATCTGTTGCTACGTAAAATGTAACCTGTTTGATTGTGGTCATGTCCATTTGGAGGCCTCCAGAGGTAGAGCTTGAAATAATGTCCTAGCAACGCACATATATAGAAGTCTATCAGCTGTTGTCTCCTGTCACTGCCGAGCTCTAGCCCAGTTTCCCCAACTCCTCCGCTCCTTGGGATTCATTTAAAAGCTCCTCAGCTCCTTTTCTGATACCAAGCACCCAGAGGCCAGTTCCATCCAAGCCCATCTCTTCGGTCCAGACCCAGCTGTTTCCAGAGACCTCCCAGAGCTGAAAAAAACCTCACCACCTTCTCCCACACAAAGATGGCTCTTGTTGGCCTGCGCATGGAACAGCCAGCACTTCTGAGAAACTCTGTCTAGCAGTTTGGAGTTTCCACCCCTATTTAGCAACCTAAACTTTGCTGCCAGGTTGCACAACTAGTATCTGTGTGTCATTAGTGTCAATAATCCCTTGATCTTCCCTGGAGCTCGTCCAGGTGCAAATGAAGTCCTTCATCTCAACCCTGGTCATCTGCCTCCCCCAGAGTGAACGCAGCCCCCCACTACCACCAATTCTGTACTTGGGTTTCCTGCGTTTGGGGAGATTGCAGGGGCCAGCACCCTCAGAGTGCAATGGATGAGCCCCGCCCTGGGAAAACCACCTTCGTGATCATGGAATCTTGCCTGCCAGGCCTAGAAGTAAGAAATTAGTGCCCGTACCTCTCCCTCCTCTATCAGCCCACCTGTCACTCGGCTTTTGCAGGCCTGCATCACCATCAGGAAGAAACCTGCATCCCAGATGGAGAAAAATCATGGGAAtcatagagcagcgtttctcagcctgggccacttgaagatgggtgggcttcaactcccagaattccccagccagccttgctgggagttggaagcccacccatcttcaagcggcccaggctgagaaatgctgagaTAGAGGCATGGCAGGGCTCACCCATCTGATGTCGTACACAGCTGATTCTCCTCTTGCTCTGCTGCGGCAAGCCAGAATGACACGAGCTCCTCTGCGGGCCAGGTCCACGGCAGTGGCTTTCCCAATCCCTGAATTTCCACCTAGGAATGTCCGGAGAAAGAGTTCACCAAGAATCACCCAGCCTTTGACGGGGGAACAGGAGCTGGGCCCGCCTTTCTAAGGGCATTTGTGTGCCTGTAGAGtgcacttacaggtagtcctcgcttaacaaccacaattgggactggaattttggttcctAAGTGAAGTGGCCATTGAGCAAACCCGACCCGATTTTATGTGTTTTTgcagcaggcattaagcgaatctcagcggtcattaagtgaactgcatggtcattaagtgaatcacacggttccctattgattttgcttgccagaagctggctcggaaggtcaaaaatggcgaagTGGGCAGAAGCACCCCTTGATCCACagctattttcacttctttcagcaATCATGCATTCCTCGCAACAGGCCATGTTCTACCAACTGCATTTCTACCCACCATCAATTTCCAGATCCATCctcctcaataaatcaatctagatgtcatgttcactgattcaatgaagttcatacatcgtaccgtttcacatgccatggcgctgatgcgtgtttctgtttgggagggagctgctgtgaaccttgtaccaagctctgtatgtcaAATCAGTACAAaggaatgtgtctgggttatgttctctgttcaaggccttttcccgcggaccatcagagaccgttaggagcacctgggattgtgaacttgagaagactctgcagggggagggatttcatttgcactgagggtttttcgcttgaatttggcacgctttcatcattctcagctctctctgtgatcctgcacgcTATTCTTTAATatatcaggtatctttgaattcctgctcatgagtctgatggtgttctagaacaggcaaccattacactagatAACATTCACCACAAATTTTGTTTTGAATGTATAGTAATGTTCATAGCAGTTGTTAATAGTGAGGGAAAAGGGAGATGTTTGTTTCCCACTTCACAGTTTAAGAAATAAACATTTCCAACCTAAGAGGTGACTTCGAAAGACAAATGGGCCAAAGGTCCAAAATTATTCAACCATAAATTTGAAGACCAGttgaaaggaattttaaaaatgaccttGGGGAAGATGTGAAAGTGCCatgaagggggaagggaaggagcaaGTCATTCAGGCGGGGCTCGGAAAAGTGGTTGCACAGTCcagaggcagaaggaagagcgagaaagaaactcaagataactgtcatgaccccgttgcaaggcacacgagagcctcacaatgtgggtcatgatcatcaggaaagagaggaaggatcacaatcaaatcaatgctcagctAATCACCCAAGcgtccacacccatgaactgatctacagcttaatagaaggatatcactaggtaatccagataagcatcgatgacacggaagaactcaagccttgtgccccggaggacgcacctgcaaccagaggacaaagacggcagccgggaaaacgctcAGACACCCATCACAAATCACATCGACACCTAAATCGCCCGTCCGGTCagaggaatggggacaatggagggtggaggagcacggggtccagcaagagggtataaacagggcaccatgccaccatgcctccattcccgtttttctttctgtcagcaccgtttcaataaaccggaaatccttaatccctattaagtgagtccgtgtcttattcggagcgaggctggccctgacaataaCCCACCttgacttcctttttttaaacagtaatttgatcaaaaattactattaaaaagatacaaactaaaagggatctcttatctgtaaacaaatccttaaagcctcgtcattcagtccGGATTGGTAGAAGTCCATCAAGGGTTACCACAGAGAACAACATACCTatcttaaccttgatcaaataaaccacccTTTTGTTCCTTGATTTGATCAAGGTCAAAAATAGATAGGTTGTTATGCCACCTTCTGCGGGCAATGTGGGGAGTAAAGCTGGGATTGCCGCCTGCACCTGGGAACGGCAGCCGCAGCCGGGCAGAAACGCCTCCCGCCCGGTTTCCCCCGCCCACTCCTCTGTCCCCTCATGACTCACCCGGGCGCTTTTGGGGCCCTGGCACGTTCGGAGGCGGCCTCGCCCCAGCCGAGCCCTGCGCTGGCAGAAGCGAACGTGAAGCCGGGCTGGGAAAGGGGGCGGGGGCGAGGAGGGCAGGGCAAGGCAGGGCAGGGCGCCGGAAGAGCATACaaacaatactttattggccaagtctgattagacatacaaggaatttgacttgggTGGGAGAGCTCTCAACAAGCCTACACAACATcaaaattaaacaataataaagcaacaacgttatttactaaaaccatacaatcaagaaagaaaaaagaattgaaggaaaataatattacGGCTATGAACTAACACACATTCacatttaaagggagaattaagggacagcacactgcatctgttgtctaacatatgttcacatccaacagagcattaccggcCACGTcgtagcagtcatgtcttaccatacgttgtcaatcattatatcaggctacatcaattaggagttcaacagagcaatggcacaaggaaaaaaactgtctagatgttttgacattcGGTACTCTGCGGCgctgtcctgatggtagaagttgaagcAGTTCATGTCCAGGATGGGAAGGGTCTGCAGGTGTCTCctccgccctccttttgacccaTGCAATAtgcaggtcttctatagaaggcaggcggattgcaataattctttctgcaggctTAACTATCCGTGGAAGTCTGTatctgtcctgcttggttgcggaaccaaaccagacagttacagaagaacagataacaggcTCAGCAATTCCTCTGCAGAACTGTACCgaaagctcctgagatagattaaacttcctaagcTGATGCAGGAAGAgcatcctttgttgtgcctttttgatgatagttctgatgttaagcgtccatttcagctcttgagaaattatggagcccaagAACTTAAGGGACTCTACCACTAATACAGGCACCGGCCGGGACCGCGAGGTCCGGCGAGCAGCACTGCCCGGTGGGGGACCTGCCGGGAGCTCTGCCGGGAGCGGGGCGGCAACTGGAAGGGGAAGGACCCGCCGAGGCAGCCCCTCGACCCAACCAGGGCGCGGGCGGGGGGAGCGGCGCGCGCTGCGATGCAGGTCGCGGGCAGCGTCGCCACGCCCGGTGCCTCCgggccgcgggggggggggggcgaaggGCCCGCGCCGGCGGCAGCTTCCGACCCGGCTGAGCTCCCGGCGACTCGGCCCCGCTTCGGGCGGCTGAACCGCGGTTCCTCCCTCCGCGCCCCGTCTTCTCTGAGCCCGGCCCCAGTTCTCTCGGCCCGGCCGAGGGCCCGACGCGGGGCGCCGCGGGGCCGGGCCAAAGCGGAGCCCGGGAGACGGGGGGGCGGCTCCCCGGTCTGAAGCGACCCGGTGCAGCCCGCAGGGCCTTGCCTGCTCGCAGCCGCGCGGGGGCCACGGTCCGCTGGCCGCCACCAAGGCCGGCTGAAGCTGGCAGCTCCGCGGCGCCGGAGTGCGGCTCCCCGCGCGAAGGGCTTTCGCCCCGTGGCCCGGCCCCGGCCCGGCTCTCCTCGCGTCGGCCAGCCGGGCAGCGGAGCACCCCGCCGGCGGCCGCGCGGGGAtgggagccggagccggagcggAGGGCACCCTTGCCGGCGCGCCGGGACCGggacccgccgccgccgcccgcgcaGCCTCACCCGTGACGAGCACCGTCTTGCCCCGCAGGCCGACCGCGTTCCGGCAGCGGGTGGCCGCGAGGAAGTTGTAGTAGAACAGCGCGTAGAGCCCCAGCAGCAGCGCCGCACCCGCCAGCAGCGCCTCCGCGGCCATGGCTCGCTCCGCTccgctcggctcggctcggctccgCCAGCCCAGCGCGCCGCGCCGCGCCTCCCGGGTAGCCTCGCCgccgccccgccccccgccccccgcccccgccggcCTGGCGGTCCGCCCTCGCCCCTCGCCCCGGGCTCTCCTGGGCCCCGTCCCAGGCTCGTTCATACTTGCAGGATTCGGTTGCTACAGCGTTACAATAGAGGTACTCCTGACTCACaaagcattggtttcttagtttggtctaccttgcagggctgacaaCCCCAGTATCATATAGGGGGATAGCTATACAGGGCCAGACTTTAAAGAATTACTGCACGCACTGAAAGTGTCACATGGTTGTGCACACCTAAGCAAGGTGTTTAGAGACATTCCAAGATGTACCAGGCTGTGAAGGGACAGAGAATTGGTACCACCGacagacagctgaggtggctgacactgggaaatcccaCCAGTGGCTgggaagggctggactaaaagacagcccCGGGGCACTGATCAGAGCAGCACAAACAGGCACTCGGCACCAGGTCCACAGAAGCAGCCGTCTACCACGACAGACAGGACCCGAGGGGCAGGCTGTGCAGaggggcctcagagacagtccaacacagtgGCAGGCTGTAAGAGGCAGGCAGGGACAACacacactgaacggcacaaccaagtagctggcattgtgtacaggaacatctgcacagtgtatgggctgggctgggctgggctgggctgggctgggctgggctgggctgggctgggctgggctgggccccCCCAGGACAGGCAGGttctggccaatcaaccagactttgtggtagtagacaaggactaGAAGACAGTGGTaggatagatgtagtggtgccacgtgacagcagcatcaggaagaaggagtatgagaagctgggggagtaccagggcctgaaggaggaactagagaggatgtgggaagtgaaggccaaaggggccccagtggtggtaggggcacttggggctatgaccccccaagctgggagaggggctccaacagaccccaggagcaacctcagagctctctggcCAGAAgggtgcaatgctaggaacagcaagatcctgcgcagaaccctcacaCTCCCAGGCTtctggcagaggacctgaggttgaagaagatGCATACTACCCATAGGGgcaagaagggattttttttttaatgtatatatacacacaaacttaTTTCTTTTAAACAAGACTTTCTACCATTTTATCCTGAACAGATATTAAGCCCTGACATTTCCTGTATCTTCTCTTAATCAATTAAACCTTTTTCAATGCTGGGATTTGCTTGGCTTTTTTCCAGTCCCTGGGGAGCAATGCTGATTTCAGGGGAAAGCTGGACAATTGCTTGAACAGCCATTTCCCATTCCTTGTGTTCATAAATCCTCGGTTGAATACCATAAGCAGCCACGGATTTATTATTCTTGCCAGCCAGGCTCCTAGTCGTATCTCTGCTTGCCTCCATTTGCTTCATCCTTTTGGATTCCAGTCCTGAACAAGAGTTCAAACAAGGATGCTCAACCCCACCTCCATTTTTCACAGGGAAAACAGATGCCAAGAGATCAGTGCAAGTACAGAGCATCCTTCTCCTCCTTTGCAACACCTAGAAGGCTGTTCTTGTTCACTTCTTTGGAGAGAGGTTTTTAAATTGCTGGTTTGATGAGCTGCATGCTCCTCCAAGCCGTGACTTGCCTTCTTGCTAAAGTGACTTGCCTTCTTGCTAAAGTGACTTGCCTTCTTGCTAAAGTTGCCTTCTTGCTAAAGTTGCCTTCTTGCTAAAGTGACTTGCTTTCTTGCTAAAGTGACTTGCCTTCTTGCTAAAGTTGCCTTCTTGCTAAAGTGACTTGCCTTCTTGCTAAAGTTGCCTTCTTGCTAAAGTTGCCTTCTTGCTAAAGTTCATTCCTATTTCTTCCCATTGGAGCGAATTTCCAATGTTTAAAAGCGTCCAGCTGTCTCCCTTGTAAGCCTACATTCAGCAGTCATTCCGCACCACGGAGGGACCAGCCTCCTTTCCTTCCATGAACAGTCCTTGCCTCTGACCTAGGAGCCCAGAGTCAGAACTGGCCTGGAGAGAACCAGCTGTTTATCCCTTGATCCTATGAGccattccttcccctttccctcgGGCCAGACACGACAGCAGTTGCTGCTGGCAAACTCTGTGAACAGGGAGAGTTAAGCAGTACGATTGCCTTAACTTTCCCTCGGGTCCTCAGGTAGCGACAGTCTTCCCAATGCAGCTGTTTCTGTCCAGTTGCAGCCACACTTGCCCTTTCTGAACGGAAGCCATCGGTGGGGAGGCCCGGGATCCCTCTCGTCTTGCCAGCCCACCTGAGGTGGAAAAGGGTCTTACCACCTGGAGGGAGGCTGCCTGGGGGGGCAGAGTGCCTGAATGGCTAAGAGCACCCACTTGGTGCCAGGCGTGGTCAGAGATTTTGGTTTCAGGTTCCTGGCAGTCagtgcagagcagtgtttctcagcctcagcaacctCCAGTCTGTGGACTTCAGTGCCCAGAGTTCTGGGAATTGGCACCCACAGATTGGAGGTTCCCGAGGTCGAAAGCACTGGTGTAGGCAATGCAGTCTTCCCAGGAAAAAGATCTTCTCCCCTCTTCACAAACCACCTGGAGTCCAAAATATCCCCAAGAGCAGGCGGCCAGGCAGTGGCATACAATCACAGCCCAAGGGGGAACAGATTAACCTCCTCACCAGCCACCGTTTGCTAGACAGCTCCGGTGGCCGAGCATTATGCCTCACGGAGCAATGTAGGAATCTCTGACCCCACAAAGGCAGCTCTCTGGAGCGGCGCTGGACTCTGACTTGGCCGACGGAGCACGAGTTGGCCCAGGGAGGCTGATGGGCTCTAGGTCTGGAAAAACGGATGTCGGTCCTGCCAGAGTTGCCTGTCTGCAACCAAGTTTTTCTGGATAGGCAAGTTTGTCAGGATCTGGCTCGCTTTCCCAGCTTGCCCAAGACGGGGACAGGAGCACTTGAGTTCCTGGGTCTGGGAAAGGAGCATGCGCGCAATCGCAGCAATGGCTCCAAGCCCTT contains:
- the DHRS13 gene encoding dehydrogenase/reductase SDR family member 13 encodes the protein MAAEALLAGAALLLGLYALFYYNFLAATRCRNAVGLRGKTVLVTGGNSGIGKATAVDLARRGARVILACRSRARGESAVYDIRWESGNNEVVLMILDLANLNSVRAFAEMFLSCEPRLDMLINNAGIFGDGQTDDGFDQAFQINHLAHFLLTHLLLGRLKRCAPSRIVVVASDAYQFGKIDFQNIHKPTEGKWKAFKAYCHSKLANILYVRELANRLEGSNVTCYALHPGPVNTNIARTLPWWLKKLFWFIKPFLRDPNDGAQTSIYCATEEGIERLSGRYFIDCQPQVPWKQARDDHVAKQLWEFSERLLGLAA